From one Leguminivora glycinivorella isolate SPB_JAAS2020 chromosome 5, LegGlyc_1.1, whole genome shotgun sequence genomic stretch:
- the LOC125226460 gene encoding uncharacterized protein LOC125226460 has translation MFNDITLYVAGIVTAPSIDSLEISLNNAANQLSQWFRRNGLALNLTKTHFLHFYLGSREPRRLTVKAGGVSLDQMEATTFLGFKIDRKLTWEPHIDQLSGRLGAACFALSRLARVVPQHTVRTSYFATVHSLLQYGAEIWGRAAEWQRAFRLQKRAIRSVVRVTQETSVRPYFKELGILTLPSVVIYQIAIYTYTKLGEYKKRADSARSLRHPDRLLPVKRRLAKSENVTHVAGPTVYNRLPKEITSATSLKCFKTRLKTWLLEHTFYSFNEFLNVQIL, from the coding sequence atgtttaatgatataacactttatgTCGCCGGCATTGTGACCGCACCGAGTATCGACAGCCTGGAGATCAGTTTGAACAACGCAGCAAATCAGTTGTCGCAGTGGTTTCGCCGTAATGGTCTAGCACTAAATCTGACCAAAACACACTTCCTCCATTTCTACCTAGGAAGCCGCGAACCCAGACGCCTGACAGTTAAGGCCGGCGGAGTGAGCCTGGACCAAATGGAAGCCACCACCTTTCTGGGTTTTAAGATAGACAGGAAACTGACTTGGGAGCCCCATATTGACCAGCTGTCCGGTAGGCTGGGAGCCGCCTGCTTCGCGCTTAGCCGCCTGGCTCGAGTCGTGCCGCAGCACACCGTGCGGACAAGCTATTTCGCGACCGTTCATTCCCTGCTGCAGTACGGTGCTGAAATCTGGGGACGCGCCGCAGAATGGCAGCGCGCGTTCCGATTACAAAAAAGAGCCATACGGTCTGTGGTCCGAGTAACACAAGAAACCTCCGTAAGACCCTATTTTAAAGAGCTAGGAATATTAACTCTGCCGTCGGTAGTAATCTACCAGATAGCGATTTATACCTACACCAAGTTGGGCGAGTATAAAAAGCGCGCAGACTCGGCGCGCTCCTTACGACACCCAGATAGGCTTCTCCCGGTGAAGCGACGACTGGCGAAATCCGAGAACGTCACGCACGTGGCGGGCCCGACCGTCTATAATAGGTTACCTAAAGAAATCACCTCAGCTACATCCCTGAAATGCTTTAAGACTAGACTAAAAACATGGCTTCTTGAGCACACATTTTATAGTTTTAATGAATTTTTAAATGTACAGATATTGTAG